The Psychrobacter sp. 28M-43 genome segment TTCGTCAGATTCGTCCAGGTCTGTATGGCAAACCATTTGAGATGATAAAGTTTCGTTCCATGAAGGATGATATAGACGCAGATGGCAATCCTCTAGAAGATGGCGCGCGATTGACATCGTTTGGTAAAGCGCTGCGTAACACCAGCCTTGATGAGTTGCCTGAACTTTGGAATGTCATAAAAGGTGATATGAGTCTAGTGGGCCCGCGACCATTATTGATGGAGTATCTGCCCTTATATAATGATGAACAAGCGCGCCGACACAATGTGCGCCCAGGTATTACAGGTTATGCTCAAATTAATGGTCGCAATGCTATTGGATGGAATGAGAGGTTTGCATTGGACACATGGTATGTGGACAATCAGTCGCTGTGGTTGGATATCAAGATTTTATTTAAAACAGTGAAAAAAGTTATTGTCAAAGATGGTATCAGTGCTGAGGGTGAAGCGACTATGAGTAAATTCATGGGCAATAGTATTAATGAAGAAATGCTTTAAAAGTACTCTTTGCTGATAACAATACAGCTAATTGAAAAGTTTAGGCATGAAGCAAATCATGATAGATAAGAAGGTTAATAACATAGTGAGCAGTTTATCGTAGAGCGTGACACAACATTAGACATAAGTACCATAGAGGAACATATGCTAAATACCCCTTTTTCACCTTGGCCAAAATTTACGCAACATGAGGCTGATGCTGTCAGTCGAGTGCTACTATCTAATAAAGTCAATTATTGGACAGGCGAAGAATGTCGTCAGTTTGAGCGAGAGTTTGCTGATTGGACAGGTAGTAAATACGCAATAGCGTTGGGTAATGGCACCTTGGCATTAGATGTCGCGTTACAAGCACTCGATATAGGTACAGATGATGAGGTCATTGTCACACCGCGTACCTTTATTGCTAGTATCTCGTCAATCGTTAATGCAGGTGCGACCCCTATCTTTGCAGATGTCGATGAAGCAACTGGCAATATTACCGCTGAGACCATCACAGCTGTACTGAGTGATAAAACCAAAGGTATCGTATGCGTCCATCTAGCTGGCTGGCCATGCGATATGGACAGCATTATGGCACTGGCAGATGAGCATGACCTATATGTCATTGAAGATTGCGCACAAGCTCATGGCGCACGATATAAAGGGCGAAGTGTTGGCAGTATTGGTCATGTTGGGGCATGGAGTTTTTGCCAAGATAAAATTATGACCACAGGAGGTGAGGGCGGTATGGTCACCACCGATAGCGAGCTACTATGGCGAAAAATGTGGGCGTATAAGGATCATGGTAAGAGCTATGCTGCAGTCTATGAAACGGAGCAATCACCTGGCTACAACTGGCTGCATGAGAGCTTTGGCACCAATTGGCGTATGACTGAGATGCAAGGCGTTTTGGGACGTATTCAACTGGAAAAAATGAGTAAGTGGACAGCCAAACGGGCTGCTAATGCGCAAGCCATACTAGAGGCCTGTAGCAAATGGGAGTCCGAAGGTTACCTTTGTGTGCCGAGACTAGAGCATTTAGCGCAGTTCTCAAATGCTAACCATGCTTACTATAAATTATATGTCTATGTGCAGTCCGATAATCTACCTGATGGCTGGACACGTGACCGTATTATTGAAGCAATTAACAATCAAGGTGTGCCTTGCTTCTCTGGATCTGCGTCAGAAGTCTATTTGGAGAAGGCCTTTGATAATACTGGGTTGCGTCCAAGCATTAGATTGCCAATGGCAAAGCAGCTAGGTGAGAGTAGTCTGATGTTTCTAGTGCATCCTACGCTTACGGCAGCTGAAATTGGACTGACAATACAAGCGATCGATAGCGTGTTTGATTCGATGGTCAAATAAGACGATAATTAATTAATGATTATTTTTAGAAATCTACTTTGAATTTGACGCTATTTTTACTGAAAGCACAAGATACATTTGCCTACACATACGTAATGCTGTTTAATTCACTTATTATAAAAATTTATCAGTGCGCAGGCTTTATCTTACGCTAGGATTTTGTAGCGTACACAGGTACAATATTACTCTTAGTCAAAGATTGACGAACCAAAGGACAGGCATGCAAAATATTTGCGCGCGCTGTCTTTATTTTTTTATATCGTACCCTCTATTGGAGTTACTATGTCTACTGCCCAAGAATCTGCCACCGTTTTGGACGGCAAAGCACTTGCCAAACAAATAGAACAGGATCTGCGCACGCGCGTAGATATGATTAAGGAAAAGACTGGCCGCACCCCAAGCTTAGCGACGATATTGGTTGGTGACGATCCAGCCTCTGCCACTTATGTTCGTATGAAAGGCAACGCCTGTAAGCGTGTTGGCATGGACTCTATACGCGTTGAGATGCCGAGTGCCACGACCACTGAGCAGCTCATGGCAAAGATAGATGAGTTAAATAGCAATCCAGATGTACACGGCATTTTGCTACAGCATCCTGTTCCTGAGCATATTGATGAGCGTGCTTGTTTTGAGCAGATTGACTTAGCAAAAGACGTCGATGGTGTGACTTGCCTTGGTTTTGGTCGTATGGCGATGCAGCAGTCAGCTTATGGCTCATGCACACCGCAGGGCATTATGCATTTGTTAGAGCATCATAATATCGAGCTATCAGGTAAAGAAGCAGTAGTCGTAGGGCGTAGTGCTATCTTAGGTAAGCCAATGGCGATGATGCTATTGAATGCTAACTGTACGGTGACGATCTGCCATTCAAGAACTCAAGATTTGGCAGCGCATATCAAGCGTGCAGACATCGTGGTTGGTGCGGTAGGCGTACCTGAGCTGATTAAAGCGGAGTGGATCAAATCAGGGGCAGTTGTCATTGACGCAGGTTTCCATCCGACAGATGACGGCGGTGTTGGTGATATCGAAATGAAAGGCATGGAAAACATTGCCAGCGCTTATACGCCAGTACCAGGCGGCGTTGGCCCAATGACTATCAACACGCTTATTCGCCAAACGGTCGATGCTGCTGAAAAATCAGCGGGTTTGAATAACGGCTAAAAAAATAGTCATACGAATACTGATTGCCGATATATAAGGGGCCTGAGGTAACATAGACTCAGGCTAAGTCAACCACATTTCAGTTGATAGGACCTAAACATGGCTAAAAAAAACGTAGGTGTCCATGAGCGACTACAAGGTATTGGTAGAGAGTTTGTCGATGTCTGTCATTATGTTATTTTATTTCTAATCAGTGTAGTGGTAGTCTGGACCGCAGGTAAAGAGTTTATTTATATT includes the following:
- a CDS encoding sugar transferase encodes the protein MIKRLFDIVGATTALVVLSPVYAATAYKVSKNLGAPVLFRQIRPGLYGKPFEMIKFRSMKDDIDADGNPLEDGARLTSFGKALRNTSLDELPELWNVIKGDMSLVGPRPLLMEYLPLYNDEQARRHNVRPGITGYAQINGRNAIGWNERFALDTWYVDNQSLWLDIKILFKTVKKVIVKDGISAEGEATMSKFMGNSINEEML
- a CDS encoding DegT/DnrJ/EryC1/StrS family aminotransferase, with protein sequence MLNTPFSPWPKFTQHEADAVSRVLLSNKVNYWTGEECRQFEREFADWTGSKYAIALGNGTLALDVALQALDIGTDDEVIVTPRTFIASISSIVNAGATPIFADVDEATGNITAETITAVLSDKTKGIVCVHLAGWPCDMDSIMALADEHDLYVIEDCAQAHGARYKGRSVGSIGHVGAWSFCQDKIMTTGGEGGMVTTDSELLWRKMWAYKDHGKSYAAVYETEQSPGYNWLHESFGTNWRMTEMQGVLGRIQLEKMSKWTAKRAANAQAILEACSKWESEGYLCVPRLEHLAQFSNANHAYYKLYVYVQSDNLPDGWTRDRIIEAINNQGVPCFSGSASEVYLEKAFDNTGLRPSIRLPMAKQLGESSLMFLVHPTLTAAEIGLTIQAIDSVFDSMVK
- the folD gene encoding bifunctional methylenetetrahydrofolate dehydrogenase/methenyltetrahydrofolate cyclohydrolase FolD, with amino-acid sequence MSTAQESATVLDGKALAKQIEQDLRTRVDMIKEKTGRTPSLATILVGDDPASATYVRMKGNACKRVGMDSIRVEMPSATTTEQLMAKIDELNSNPDVHGILLQHPVPEHIDERACFEQIDLAKDVDGVTCLGFGRMAMQQSAYGSCTPQGIMHLLEHHNIELSGKEAVVVGRSAILGKPMAMMLLNANCTVTICHSRTQDLAAHIKRADIVVGAVGVPELIKAEWIKSGAVVIDAGFHPTDDGGVGDIEMKGMENIASAYTPVPGGVGPMTINTLIRQTVDAAEKSAGLNNG